Sequence from the Populus nigra chromosome 17, ddPopNigr1.1, whole genome shotgun sequence genome:
AATGTAGGGTGATTGTTAagtaattttcaatcaaaaatatattaaaataattatttttttagatttttttacttttaatattaacacattaaaattatttaaaaatacttaaaaaaatacaatttaataattaaataaaaaataaaagatattttaaaaaaatagaaattattacATTACTAAATGATCACGACTAGGACAAAAATTATCAGCATGAAAAACATGACTCAATCAAtcgtccttttattttaatatataaaaataaaactagcaaaaccataatataatttattagatGAATATCTCGTTCACAAGCAAAGATCGCATGCCAACCAATTAAACCTTCCtgtattattaaattagttcaaatcattaatttaatgcGTAATATTTAGACTATAAATCTTTTTACgtatagtaataataaaataagataatcaaTAATacatgatataaataaatataataatgtttaaatttttattgtcttGATACATGATCTTAAGTGATGAATTggtttatctaataatttttcaaccagtaataattttattaaatgtagaatcttatttaaaataaaatcaatataagaGAATcgctaaaaaacaaacaccagtaataattttattaaatgtagaatcttatttaaaataaaatcaatataagaGAATCgctaaaaaacaaacacggcaaaaaaaagattaaaataaaatattttttttaaaagaaaacctaCTCGAGCATCATAATTAGATAATAAACAACTAAAACACATAGCAAAGTAACCTTCTGGCttggggtgagaaaaaaaaaacttcaaaagttaattaaactcgaaaaatcagaaaaaaaaattgattgaaaatatatgagTTGGCTTTATTTTAGCAACATGGGAAAAGAAGCATGGAGGAGTGATCAAGAAGGAAGAGAATTAGGTAGAAATTATGGTCAATTTACATTAGAAAAAGGAGCATATATGACATATATAGTGGATTAATATGATGTTAGCAAAACGTGAAGTCTCAAAGGAAAAGCTATATGATAGAgattggtgtgtgtgtgtgtgtgtgtgtgtgtgtgtgaaacaTTTGTTCATGAGCATCTCTAGTTTTTGGTATGCTTGTTGTGCTTCAGCTGTGGACGTATCCATTAATCTATGGGATTCGTCAGACTACAAGCACAATCAAGAGGTGATGGCGTGTGTTAGCTGTAtcatcagcaaaaaaaaaaacactttctttcttgtaatttttttttaaaataaaaataaaatagtgttTGGAAtgttaaataaacataaaatagatataatagtttattttatgaagttatttgGTGGAGGACAATATAAAAATTGGTTTTCTTCATGTTTAAGGTTGTTCCAgtgaagaaaaataagataagtTGATCTAATTTTCTGTATAATGGTTAATCTGAATTGATCCGAATCGATGTGAGGACAAAAACAGTtattactataattttaaaatccaactaaAAGGTCGATCCAGGGCAAGATTTAGGTCATAAATTGAATTGACCATTGTTCCAAATCAGGACATGTTAATTCTTtctctattcttttttaaattcggACTGGTCCAGACCCTAAATCGGTCATGTTATATCTCGTGTTTactaaacacaaaataaaataaattataaagtctagtTCAATACACACCAAACATAAGATAAAACAGTTATTAATCTAATCTTATCCAGTCCAATCAATATCATCCAGCATATcaaatattatctaaatatcTACCTGCATGTATCAAAAATCAAtcaagttattttgttttaataaggAAAAGGAGAGTAGAGTGGAATTTTATAATGATACAGGAGCATAATTATAATACTTGGTTTAGATTTTTTAGAGTTTCACTCGACTCGACACATGAATTATGgattaattgggttaactcaCATAAAAACAGTGACTCGAGcctgatttttttaactaaaacaatatcactttcatgaaaacataatttaatttgaaatgaaatctAAACCCAAGTCAATTTTTGGATCAACATTGGTTTATAGTTGTGTCATATAGTAACTTGTGAGTGAGAATTGAAGGCAAAGCCTAAGTAAGCCCAGCtcacatagaaaacaaacttcTGGACCTTTTCAGGTCCAGTGTCATTATCAACAACGTTGTAACTGGTCTCGTTGCTAGTCGACTGTTGGTAGCATCTTTACCAATCAGAACAGCACCATCAGAGTGGTTCcttccaaggaaaaaaaaattcagagatGGAACGTGGAGAATTTCGGGGTGCTAAAGCATGTGGTAAAGGGTTTCGGATAAGCTTACTGCTCTTCTTGTGCATGATCACAACACAAGTGAAGGGATCGATTCATGAGTACAGAAACGAAGCTTTTACTACGAAGTCCAATGCCTTCTTTTTTCATGGTGGTAGCGAGGGTCTTTATGCTTCTAAAGCTTCTCGTCATCATGATTCCTCTGCTAGCTCCCAATCAGGAAAATCCTtcatcaggttttttttttctttttttctttttaattttcttgttgagtGGATTTCCTTTTATTCACTTGTTaattgcactttttttttactcagtTTTGTGCTTTTCTTTCTGGGGTTTTCTTAAAtttctagatttaattattattgtggCTAATTTTTAGGATCATAGGGTAGAATgggtttattttttgtgatttcttgATGTCATTGAGAATTGTTCAGATTTCAGTAACTGTGGGTCCCACATGATGGAACGACGAATATTGAGCTAAAGATTTAGcttaatatttttaggtttgAAGGGGTGACGTTTAGGAGGACGAAAGAGTCAGCTAGTCGGCAAGAGGATATGCAGCCGAGTACTGGAGTTGTTGAAGCAATCATACTTGATGTGAAAGATAGGGAGAGGATCGGAGGGGCGTTTTTGAAGACTAGTGCTATATGTTGTAATCATACTCTTGCGGAGACGGGTTCTTGCAAGTTAGGGGAGGTGATTTTCCAGAAAAATTTGGGTAATCCTAACTGGCCGCGTGTTATTAAGACGGACTTTGCAGGAACAAATGAAGAAGCCAAATTGGAAGCTGATGAAATCGAGATAAACAGTAATGGAATGTATtacctttattttatgttttgtaatCCGGAATTGAAGGGGACAGTGATCAACGGGAGGACTGTGTGGAAGAACCCAAATGGTTATTTGCCCGGAAAGATGACTCCTTTGATGACATTCTTTGGAATTATGTCTTTAGCCTATCTTGTGCTAGGACTAGCATGGTTCTTAAGGTTTGTTCAATTTTGGAAGGATATTATACACTTGCATTACCACATTACGGCTGTTATTGCTCTTGGAATGTGCGAGATGGCTGTTTGGTATTTTGAATATGCCAATTTTAACTCGACTGGATTGAGACCAATGGGTATCACGTTGTGGGCTGTCACCTTTACCACTGTGAAGAAGACTCTATCCCGCCTTCTTCTTTTGGTTGTCTCAATGGGTTTTGGTGTGGTTAGGCCAACCCTTGGTGGCATAACATCAAAAGTGCTTCTTCTTGGTTTGGTATATTTTATTGCTTCTGAGGCGCTTGAGCTCATTGAACATCTGGGAAACATCAATGACTTTTCCAAGAAAACAAAGGTGTTTGTGGTGCTTCCAGTTGTTTTCCTGGATTCCTGCTTTATTCTCTGGATTTTCTCATCGCTGTCAAAAACTTTAGAGAAGCTTCAGGTGATTATCTTCTTCTACCTCTCCTTCCAGATTTATAAACTATGCATGTATCCACTGATGATGTGccgttaaaaaatataaacctaTGAATTCGTGTATTTGGATGGGTGCATGCACATCTTGGCTGTCTTTCTGTGGAAAATGGTCTGGGGGTGCTGTCTTTCTGCCCTTGAATTGCTATCGTTAGTACCTTCTTATTGCACTTTtgaaatgattctttctttctctacttTTTTCCTTCGTTTTGTGGATGAAGATGAGGAGAAACATGGCTAAGTTAGAACTGTACCGGAAGTTTACCAATGCCCTCGCAGTGTCTGTACTTCTCTCCATTGCCTGGATTGGTTTTGAGGTaatgtttattttcttgttctaCCCACTAAATTATCCCTTTGCTGGTCTTCACCAGAAGATgaaatatgataattttattattcactaATGTATTTATTAAAGAATACTCATTCTCCTCTGGCCTATGTTTGCTCAGCTATACTTCAATGCTACTGATCCACTAAGTGAGCTGTGGCAAGTTGCTTGGATCATCCCTGCTTTCTGGACCTTGCTAGCATACTCACTCTTGGTGGTGATATGTGTGCTCTGGGCTCCTTCACGTAACCCAACAAGGTACTTGCTTTGACATCACCTTCACTTTTGTTGTTTTCTACTTTTGGGACTTGATGTTGTGAATACATGGGCTCATTTGGCCTTTTGCAATTCAAGCAGGGCCTTGGTCTTTTTCATGTTGTTAGGGATATTGGTATTGCTACTATCATTCTGAATTTGAATCCATGCTGCTTCATGAACTTGAAACTGGTATTTTTGTAGATTGGAGTTGTAATAATTCATAAGCATATCATTCTGGCAAGTTGATGCTAAGtctgatatttgtttttgttgttatctGGTAACTGTTAAACTCTGCATACTCAAtgcaatattgtttttcattttttacttcTTGCTTACTTAATCACTCCATTTATACTGTTTTTTCATAACAAAGAAGTCTAAAGTAagatttatgtattttatggGTGGTGGAACTGTGGAAGGCTCATAATTCTCAAAAATCTAGACAGAAGATGAATTCAATAATTAGAGTGAGTCTGTGGACgcctttaattttaataaatctagACCGAAAGTTTACAGTGAGTCTGCTATTGCATGAGATGCCATGTTCTGTTATCTAAGTTCTGGAGGTAAGTTCTGGCTTCAAGAGGCTATCATGGGCAGTATGTTCTCCTTTTGGAAAACGATAGTACTGTCTCCTACACTAAAATCTGTTGGTTATTCTGTGGTATAGAAACTGAAATAGTGGAAATCCTATGCCCAGaagaaataaaactttttttttgttgttctccAGTGAATGTTAAATCTCTGCATGCTTCttgccctttttttctttaattttttttttcttctttctcactTTATCTCTCCATTTATACAGTTTTCATAATAAAGAAGACTAAAGTTAGATTCATGTATTTTATGGGTGGTAGAAGGctcttaattttcataaatatagaCAGAAGATGAATTCAATGATTAGATTGAGTCTTTGGAAGCCTTGTGATTTTCATAGACCTGGACAGAAGATGAATTCAACAACTAGGTAAGTCTTCTGTTGCTTGAGATACCATGCCAGGATAGTACTCCTATCTAATTTTTGGGAAGTTCTGGCTTCAAGAGGTAATCATGGGCAGTATTTCTCcttttggaaaataaaactaagaCTCCTGCACTAAAATATGTTGATAATTCTGTgttatagaaatcaaaatagCAGAAATCCTATGCGCcccccaaaaaataaataaataaattaccagcaagcattttttttcccctttcttggattttttactAGGATGTTTACTGTTATGCATTGCCTGTATTTTTGTCATTTGAACTGAAATAGTAAAATCTAATCATATTAATATGTTGCTTCTTCtcataaagaaatagatatctAACATGCTGCTGCTAATCGGGCTTGCTCCTGCAGATATGCATATTCAGAGGGGGAGGACCTTGACGAGGAGGGTATATCATTGACGACCGGTGATATTGCTAATAAGCTGGAAAGGAATGCTCTTGTTGAAGATCTTGAGGAGGATAAGCGAGAATAGATGAGTATTACCCCACAAAGGTGAATCAGATCCGCACTCAAGTTGCATATCCAGGAATTTGTCGGAGTCTTTATATGCAATTTGTGTTATGTACAAAGCACCGGTGCATGAAATACAGAGATAGAAGAGTTCGACATGAGTTAGATTTTAGGCAATGAAACAAAGACAAATCGAGATGCTCGGGTTCTTGTATTATTTGTTATCTGCATTGAATTTATAACTGCTTTGAGAAATCCTCTCATTGTGCCCAAATCATCCTCAAAGCATGAAATCTCTTATCCCTAACCCTGACTCTCAGAGAAGATACATTCAGtaccaattattattattattttgaaagcaTGAAATCGATGAAAATGATATACACTTTGTACATTATCGGAAAAAGAAATTTAGTTTCAACTGACGTGTAAATTAGTCCAattatattcttcaatattgaataaaaatttaaaaatccccTCTGGATAAGTACACTAGTTGCAATTTTAGAGGCAATTTGGTAACGTATTTGaaatggtttgttttttaatataattttttgttttaaattcttgttgtatatatatatatatatatatatatatatatatatatatatatattaaaagtcattttaaaaaaaataaaaaatattattttaatatatttttaaataaaaatgctttaaaaaataattattactgcCTTTCCAATCACCTTACCTTTTTTTAACTGCCTCCCATACAGTACGAGCCCTTTTTTTCCCTAATCAAAACGGTATTGGTCTCAGCTTTTGTTTTGGGTCGGTTTGAGAAAGAAACATCATGGTTCTTAATCATTTCTCTAGCCATCACCGCAGAGAAAACCGCTAGAGTCGGAGTATGCTCCAGATGCAAGAGCATTAAATGGCCATACTTTTTCAAGACTGCCTGGAGAAAAAGATGGGGGGAGTTAGCCTGGTTGGTGAAAGTTGCAAATTACTGGCAGCTTCGGTTGTACATGAGAAGTAGAAAGCAcgagggaagaagaaggaaaagaaaagaagggagcGCTTTGCTTTGCGTAAATCTTGCCGTGTTTTGTTGCAAATCTGGCAGTATAGCCATTGCTGCAACTAGATTAGTAATTTTTTCACACGGCCAGCAATATCAAGAAACCAAGAAGAGATCTTAACtagttaaattttagatttgctAGAGCTTATAAATTTAAAGACCATTAGAGATTTACTTAATTTAATAACCGTGAGATTAGTTAGGTACAAGAAAGCTAACCATGCaaccatattaattaaaaagaaaaagaaaccaagAAGAGGTTtactttttcattgttttaactTTCGAGTTACATAAAGGGtttttttcgtttctttttatttctaatttaggAAGATGAGAACCAGAGCTTCTTTAAGCCATGACAGGAAAAGCATGATCTCTGGATTGCTCAGGGCGAGTATAATGAAGGTACAAGAAGAAGAGGGATCTTCTTGTAAGCAGTCATTCCACAGATCTCACTCATGTCCAATTCCTCTGGAGTTGCGCCATCAGGCAACCTCCAGTCGAACCAATATAGGAGATTGGCAATCATAAATTCAACTGCTGTGACCCCAAATAGGGCCCCAGGGCAACCCCTTCTCCCGCTACCAAATGGGATGAACTGAAAGTCCTGGCCTTTGAAATCAACTGGGTTGTTCTCAAACCTTTCTGGGAGAAACTCATCAGGTCTGTCCCAGAAGCTAGGGTCCCTTTGAATGGCAAATGCGTTCACAATAACTCTTGTCTTGGGAGGAATGAAGTAGCCTCCCAATTCAACACTTGCTGATGTTTCTCTAGGAACCAGCAGAGGGGCGGGGGGATGAAGCCTGAGAGTCTCTTTGATGATACATTTCAAATATCCCATCTCTTCTATATCATTTGCTTCTACCTTCGATTTCTTCCCTACTATTCTCCTGACCTCTTCTTGGGCTTTCCTCATGATAGTTTGATTCCTTACAAGCTCTGCAATCGCCCATTCCATCATTGTTGAGCTTGTATCAGTTCCTCCCACAAACATGTCCtgagatttttcaaaatggaaaggttgatgctCAAGGAAATTTAGAAAACGAAAACAACAAAGACATGAAATCTTAATTTTGCTACGAGAGGTAGTGAGAGATACCAAAACAACTGCTATGATATTGTCTCGTGTGAGCTGCACATCAAGCTTGCCATTCTTCTGAAGTTGGAGGAGAGCTTGCAGAAAATCAGTCTGAGCACACCTGTTACCATCACTTTCCAAACTCCTATGCTCTTCAATCACCTGATCAAGAAGGGAATCTAATGTCCTCGAAGTTGCTTTCAACCGTGAGATCAAGCCTGTGAGAGTGTCCATCCATCCCAAGTAAGGGAATAAATCCCCAAAACTAAAAGCTGTCAATTGAACCATAACTGTCCTCGTCAACTCTCCGAACTTGCTGTTGCCGCCTTCCTTGTCAGCCTTCCGACCAAGTACACATCTGGAAACGATATTGTTTGAGACAGAGATCAGCATCTCACTTAGATTAACAGAAGTCCCACTATGACAAGCAAAACGAATTTTATCAATCAAGCCTgcagcttcttcttctcttaCGTGGTGAAATGATTGCACCGTTTTCGGGCCCAAAAGTTCTTGAACACTAATCTTCCTGACTTTTCTCCAGTACTCACCAAAAGGAGCAAAACCAACATCTACACAGCCATGAAAAAAGATGCTCGCAGCTGTGGTTTGGGGTCGGTTTGCGAAAACAATATCATGGGTCTTCATAATTTCACTAGCTGCCTCGGCAGATGAAACGATGAGAGTTGGAACATGCCCCGTGTGCAAAAGCATTAAAGGGCCATATTTTTCCGAGAGAGCCTGTAAAGAACGATGCGGCAGTGTGCCGAAATGGTGAATGTTGCCGATTACAGGCAGCTTTGGGGGGGATGGAGGTAAATTGAGTTTGCGACTTCTAGTGAGCTTAAACAAGAAGAGAATGAAGGacagaaaaataagaaagaaaataaagtagTTTAACCCTATTTTTGGACGGATTTCTTGCCATGTTTGCTTGAAATATAGCAACTCAGTCATCTCTGCCTCTACACAGGAACTAGAATACCCAGCAACTTTCTTGGAAGCTCGATCTGGCTCATCTATTTGCCAACAATTCCAAATTTAAAGGCACGGAAAACATGTAAACAACCCGTGATGTCTGATGACCAAAGCAAAATTGCCAAAACAACCACCATTCCAATTGACggaattgttaaaaatataaaaatgcttAGATTCCTCTTTCGTCAGCATCTTATTAAACTCTCGAGGGTGGCCATTTCCACGTCTTGCCGCCCATACGCATGCACATGTTAATTGAACCGATGGTAATGTCCATTCTTTCACATTTATCTCGTCGTCTTCTCTTAATACACTTTagaatatatgtttttagtatttttaatattttctcttaAGAAAAAGCTAGTTCATCCACGATAATCTTAATTAAGCACACGCGCTGGAGACGCTGAAATTATTGATAAGATATTATGGTAATGAAAtttgattaatataaatatctgctgattaatttgataaatttagattttagtggattatgttattattatagttttgttgataaattatatattttgatgaaccctaaaatattaaaaaattaaattcgttttttattgtattatttgatgaaatgttggtaatttaaaaacattatattttcacaataatacaattattaatatcaataattgTATCACCTACTAAAAGGAATTGTAAGgccatacttttttttttttagtttaaagtaGGTGTTCAGATTAGATTGCCCGTACCTTGACTAATCTTATAaattctaaagttaacgaccatttaaatttttaatagctatcatatgagcaattACAGATCTCGAATCtgagaccataaaaaaaacaaaccttttatGAGGTGAGAGAGTTATATATACAGGCATTGTGCAGGTATAGTtccaatagaaaacaaaaattaaataattaattatagaattatAGAGGGTAACGTGGTGTACTGCATTCCTTGTCACCtccaatatattaataataataataataaacacttacaataaacatatttgaaaattaCATGTTTGTGGGGTCAGGTGGTGCGTTCTTCtttattacattaattattAGCTATGTTTGAAAATTGCATGTAATTGGATGTTTAAAAAGGCTTAATTGTAcagggaaaaaaatttaaaaataaaaatttatttaaaaaatactattacaatcataattaatatcaattGTAAGACTATACCTTTAAAATTATATCTcgttaatgcaaaaaaaaaaaattctctttataatatatgatattttcttatattttcatgtTCAATTATCGAGTGACatgattttaatatcaattgatTCTCATATATTTTCTGTATGGATTTTCTTTGAACTCGTCGTTTTGCTTTGTGTTGTGAcatattttattgtatattgtCTGGCCTATGTCCCTCAATGTAGAGAATActttattctatttaattaaaattgagaaatgtattattttattattttatttaattgtatattGCCTAGCCTTGGTACTTGCACTTCTCCGCGGGGCAACAATATTTTtctgcataaaaaataatgttcagtCTCTATCACAATTTTTAgatttaccaacagaattttCTGTCAGTATTTGTACTATTATTCTGTTGGTAGTTAATTTACTAGCGAAATCACCGATGAAAATGCTCTATCGGTGAATCTTTCATCAGTGATTTTTTATCCATCGGTAAGTCTgttggtaattaaaaaaaatattattaccgatggatttactgacggaaaaggcgcacaaaaaaattatccgCTTCATTCCATCGGTATTTCCCTCGTAAAATACCGTATgtcattccatcggtaattatttaaaaatattttaaaaaatcaattttacaaaattataaaataattaaattaatataaatcaacactctataatactcaaaacgcttggaaaaagaagaagaaaatcatatgaaaaacaaattctacaACAATATTCAAACAATTATTgagaacaaaaacaagaaaaaataaaataaaaaaacaaatatagtgaaaaaaacacgaaaagaaaaaagaaaaaagaaaaatcttaccttaatgtggtTGCAAGTGAagttaagaagagaaaaaaataaaaatttgtaaagtatattaattaaaaaaactttgaaaaaaaaaaagaaaggaaaaaaatacatacctgagaatagagagaagagagggagttgaggagagaagataagagaaagaaatggatattgatgttttttacataaagggaagaagaagaagaaaggagccCCGTCTATTGTGAAATTAGGGATtctaggctttttattgggCATTTTACtgatggataattaaatattaatatttttaatcattccatcggtgattatgtctgtaatatttagtttaaattttcaaatttaaaattttcagaaaccgccaaatatcatcgatgacttttcaatccgttgataattccgtctgtaaagaacagtaattaacagtacaattggaaagtgaacagttccagagctctctggaaaataccgacggaattttttgttgacatgatgaacaatgttAACAGTTTACCAATGAATTTACCGACCGAataaatttcatcggtaattcctttggtaaaaatgacacgtcattgttttttttttttgctttgttttaattttttttccactgtaaTTCTGTCAGTAAATATCGAGGGAATATTGCCGTTGGTAAAATCCATCGGCAATTTACCAACGAAAATATTCTctcggtatttccgtttgtatttatcaattttgtgGTAGTGAGTTGTCGCATGtgcatttaaaaaagaaagaaaaatacatgaCACGAGTCATAAACCCAACTGGGATGAATTAGttggcttttaatttaattagatgtaaaaaaaaacagaaactgaTAGCAGATAGCAGATGGATCCATAACCCATTAAATATATAAGAACAAAACGGggtaaaaacaacataaaaaacctGTATTGGTCAATTTAAGTTGGCTCAATAAACATGTAACCCTGATAATCAGTGGCGAGTCAGCCAGAGATATCCTGTCAATCCTATTTTAACTTTCCAAAATTGTCACCCAAGTCATTAGACCCAActttctcaattttaaaaaaccatgaaatgAACTtcccaatcaatcaaatataaaatgatgaaattgaaaaaaaaaattcaattatacaaaattattaaaaaataacaattaaaagaataacgattaaaattgaaaaaaaaataaaatttttatttaattgaagggtgaaattgaaaagaaaattcaatttagtaaattgacaaaaaaatcaagagaatgaagatcaaaattgatataaaaaataaaaacaatgttgaaattaaaggatgaaattgaaaagaataataacttttacaaaatagctaagaaaaaaaattagaaatcaaaataatgagggtTATGTTGGAAAACATAATaccatcaatttaaatttaaagatgaaattaaaaacaactgaaacttttgcaaaaaaaaaccaagaaaaaaaa
This genomic interval carries:
- the LOC133677333 gene encoding uncharacterized protein LOC133677333 isoform X1; protein product: MERGEFRGAKACGKGFRISLLLFLCMITTQVKGSIHEYRNEAFTTKSNAFFFHGGSEGLYASKASRHHDSSASSQSGKSFIRFEGVTFRRTKESASRQEDMQPSTGVVEAIILDVKDRERIGGAFLKTSAICCNHTLAETGSCKLGEVIFQKNLGNPNWPRVIKTDFAGTNEEAKLEADEIEINSNGMYYLYFMFCNPELKGTVINGRTVWKNPNGYLPGKMTPLMTFFGIMSLAYLVLGLAWFLRFVQFWKDIIHLHYHITAVIALGMCEMAVWYFEYANFNSTGLRPMGITLWAVTFTTVKKTLSRLLLLVVSMGFGVVRPTLGGITSKVLLLGLVYFIASEALELIEHLGNINDFSKKTKVFVVLPVVFLDSCFILWIFSSLSKTLEKLQMRRNMAKLELYRKFTNALAVSVLLSIAWIGFELYFNATDPLSELWQVAWIIPAFWTLLAYSLLVVICVLWAPSRNPTRYAYSEGEDLDEEGISLTTGDIANKLERNALVEDLEEDKRE
- the LOC133677064 gene encoding cytochrome P450 71A1-like — its product is MTELLYFKQTWQEIRPKIGLNYFIFFLIFLSFILFLFKLTRSRKLNLPPSPPKLPVIGNIHHFGTLPHRSLQALSEKYGPLMLLHTGHVPTLIVSSAEAASEIMKTHDIVFANRPQTTAASIFFHGCVDVGFAPFGEYWRKVRKISVQELLGPKTVQSFHHVREEEAAGLIDKIRFACHSGTSVNLSEMLISVSNNIVSRCVLGRKADKEGGNSKFGELTRTVMVQLTAFSFGDLFPYLGWMDTLTGLISRLKATSRTLDSLLDQVIEEHRSLESDGNRCAQTDFLQALLQLQKNGKLDVQLTRDNIIAVVLDMFVGGTDTSSTMMEWAIAELVRNQTIMRKAQEEVRRIVGKKSKVEANDIEEMGYLKCIIKETLRLHPPAPLLVPRETSASVELGGYFIPPKTRVIVNAFAIQRDPSFWDRPDEFLPERFENNPVDFKGQDFQFIPFGSGRRGCPGALFGVTAVEFMIANLLYWFDWRLPDGATPEELDMSEICGMTAYKKIPLLLVPSLYSP
- the LOC133677333 gene encoding uncharacterized protein LOC133677333 isoform X2 → MQPSTGVVEAIILDVKDRERIGGAFLKTSAICCNHTLAETGSCKLGEVIFQKNLGNPNWPRVIKTDFAGTNEEAKLEADEIEINSNGMYYLYFMFCNPELKGTVINGRTVWKNPNGYLPGKMTPLMTFFGIMSLAYLVLGLAWFLRFVQFWKDIIHLHYHITAVIALGMCEMAVWYFEYANFNSTGLRPMGITLWAVTFTTVKKTLSRLLLLVVSMGFGVVRPTLGGITSKVLLLGLVYFIASEALELIEHLGNINDFSKKTKVFVVLPVVFLDSCFILWIFSSLSKTLEKLQMRRNMAKLELYRKFTNALAVSVLLSIAWIGFELYFNATDPLSELWQVAWIIPAFWTLLAYSLLVVICVLWAPSRNPTRYAYSEGEDLDEEGISLTTGDIANKLERNALVEDLEEDKRE